The Macaca fascicularis isolate 582-1 chromosome 1, T2T-MFA8v1.1 genome includes a window with the following:
- the OTUD7B gene encoding OTU domain-containing protein 7B isoform X3, which translates to MTLDMDAVLSDFVRSTGAEPGLARDLLEGKNWDVSAALSDFEQLRQVHAGNLPPSFSEGIGGSRTPEKGFSDREPSRPPRPILQRQDDIVQEKRLSRGISHASSSIVFLARSHVSSNGGGGGSNEHPLEMPICAFQLPDLTVYNEDFRSFIERDLIEQSMLVALEQAGRLNWWVSVDPTCQRLLPLATTGDGNCLLHAASLGMWGFHDRDLMLRKALYALMEKGVEKEALKRRWRWQQTQQNKESGLVYTEDEWQKEWNELIKLASSEPRMHLGTNGANCGGVESSEEPVYESLEEFHVFVLAHVLRRPIVVVADTMLRDSGGEAFAPIPFGGIYLPLEVPASQCHRSPLVLAYDQAHFSALVSMEQKENTKEQAVIPLTDSEYKLLPLHFAVDPGKGWEWGKDDNDNVRLARLLWPSLSPPLPQLEMSPGPLLSLETQTRSQLAAVPPATRAAGGRRSQSEIGRRKRREQIL; encoded by the exons GAAAGAATTGGGACGTAAGTGCCGCCCTCAGTGATTTTGAACAGCTACGTCAAGTCCATGCTGGGAACCTACCCCCATCCTTTAGTGAGGGGATTGGTGGCTCCAGGACCCCTGAAAAAGGATTTTCTGACAGAGAGCCTTCTCGCCCTCCCCGACCCATCCTCCAACGGCAGGATGACATCGTTCAAG AAAAACGCCTGTCTAGGGGCATCTCCCACGCCAGCTCCAGCATTGTTTTCCTGGCCCGGTCCCATGTCTCCTCcaatggtgggggtggggggagcaatGAGCACCCCCTGGAAATGCCCATCTGTGCCTTCCAGCTTCCAGATCTCACTGTGTATAATGAAGACTTCCGCAGCTTCATAGAGAGAGACCTCATTGAGCAGTCCATGCTGGTTGCCTTGGAACAGGCAG GGCGTTTGAACTGGTGGGTGAGTGTGGATCCCACCTGTCAGAGGCTGCTTCCTTTGGCAACTACTGGAGATGGGAACTGTCTCCTGCATGCAGCCTCCCTTG GGATGTGGGGTTTCCATGATCGGGACTTGATGCTGCGGAAAGCTTTGTATGCACTGATGGAGAAGGGAGTCGAGAAGGAAGCATTGAAAAGGCGCTGGAGGTGGCAGCAGACACAGCAGAATAAAGAG TCAGGGCTGGTATACACAGAGGATGAATGGCAGAAGGAGTGGAATGAACTGATCAAGCTTGCCTCAAGTGAACCCCGAATGCATCTAGGTACCAATGGAGCCAACTGTGGTGG GGTGGAGAGTTCTGAGGAGCCTGTATATGAGAGCCTTGAAGAGTTTCACGTCTTTGTCCTTGCTCATGTGCTTAGGAGGCCCATAGTCGTCGTGGCAGACACCATGCTGAGGGACTCCGGAGGGGAAG CATTTGCCCCTATTCCCTTTGGAGGAATCTATCTGCCTTTGGAGGTCCCAGCCAGCCAATGTCACCGCTCCCCTCTGGTGCTCGCATATGATCAGGCCCACTTTTCTGCACTCGTGTCCATGGAGCAGAAGGAGAATACCAAGGAACAAG CTGTGATCCCACTTACAGATTCAGAGTATAAGCTGCTGCCCTTGCACTTTGCTGTGGACCCTGGAAAAGGATGGGAGTGGGGCAAAGATGATAATGACAATGTCCGATTGGCCAG GCTCCTCTGGCCCAGCCTGAGTCCCCCACTGCCTCAGCTGGAGATGAGCCCCGGTCCACTCCTGAGTCTGGAGACTCAGACAAGGAGTCAGTTGGCAGCAGTTCCACCAGCAACGAGGGCGGCCGGCGGAAGGAGAAGTCAAAGCGAGATcgggagaaggaaaagaagagagcaGATTCTGTAG
- the OTUD7B gene encoding OTU domain-containing protein 7B isoform X1: MTLDMDAVLSDFVRSTGAEPGLARDLLEGKNWDVSAALSDFEQLRQVHAGNLPPSFSEGIGGSRTPEKGFSDREPSRPPRPILQRQDDIVQEKRLSRGISHASSSIVFLARSHVSSNGGGGGSNEHPLEMPICAFQLPDLTVYNEDFRSFIERDLIEQSMLVALEQAGRLNWWVSVDPTCQRLLPLATTGDGNCLLHAASLGMWGFHDRDLMLRKALYALMEKGVEKEALKRRWRWQQTQQNKESGLVYTEDEWQKEWNELIKLASSEPRMHLGTNGANCGGVESSEEPVYESLEEFHVFVLAHVLRRPIVVVADTMLRDSGGEAFAPIPFGGIYLPLEVPASQCHRSPLVLAYDQAHFSALVSMEQKENTKEQAVIPLTDSEYKLLPLHFAVDPGKGWEWGKDDNDNVRLASVILSLEVKLHLLHSYMNVKWIPLSSDAQAPLAQPESPTASAGDEPRSTPESGDSDKESVGSSSTSNEGGRRKEKSKRDREKEKKRADSVANKLGSFGKTLGSKLKKNMGGLMHSKGSKPGGVGTGSGGSSGTETLEKKKKNALKSWKGGKEEAAGDGPVSEKPPAESIGNGGSKYSQEVMQSLSILRTAMQGEGKFIFVGTLKMGHRHQYQEEMIQRYLSDAEERFLAEQKQKEAERKIMNGGIGGGPPPAKKPEPDAREEQPTSPPTESKAMAFSTGYPGGFTIPRPSGGGVHCQEPRRQLAGGPCVGGLPPYATFPRQCPPGRPYPHQDSIPSLEPGSHSKDGVHRGTLLPPPYRVANSYSNGYREPPEPDGWAGGLRGLPPTQTKCKQPNCSFYGHPETNNFCSCCYREELRRREREPDGELLVHRF; the protein is encoded by the exons GAAAGAATTGGGACGTAAGTGCCGCCCTCAGTGATTTTGAACAGCTACGTCAAGTCCATGCTGGGAACCTACCCCCATCCTTTAGTGAGGGGATTGGTGGCTCCAGGACCCCTGAAAAAGGATTTTCTGACAGAGAGCCTTCTCGCCCTCCCCGACCCATCCTCCAACGGCAGGATGACATCGTTCAAG AAAAACGCCTGTCTAGGGGCATCTCCCACGCCAGCTCCAGCATTGTTTTCCTGGCCCGGTCCCATGTCTCCTCcaatggtgggggtggggggagcaatGAGCACCCCCTGGAAATGCCCATCTGTGCCTTCCAGCTTCCAGATCTCACTGTGTATAATGAAGACTTCCGCAGCTTCATAGAGAGAGACCTCATTGAGCAGTCCATGCTGGTTGCCTTGGAACAGGCAG GGCGTTTGAACTGGTGGGTGAGTGTGGATCCCACCTGTCAGAGGCTGCTTCCTTTGGCAACTACTGGAGATGGGAACTGTCTCCTGCATGCAGCCTCCCTTG GGATGTGGGGTTTCCATGATCGGGACTTGATGCTGCGGAAAGCTTTGTATGCACTGATGGAGAAGGGAGTCGAGAAGGAAGCATTGAAAAGGCGCTGGAGGTGGCAGCAGACACAGCAGAATAAAGAG TCAGGGCTGGTATACACAGAGGATGAATGGCAGAAGGAGTGGAATGAACTGATCAAGCTTGCCTCAAGTGAACCCCGAATGCATCTAGGTACCAATGGAGCCAACTGTGGTGG GGTGGAGAGTTCTGAGGAGCCTGTATATGAGAGCCTTGAAGAGTTTCACGTCTTTGTCCTTGCTCATGTGCTTAGGAGGCCCATAGTCGTCGTGGCAGACACCATGCTGAGGGACTCCGGAGGGGAAG CATTTGCCCCTATTCCCTTTGGAGGAATCTATCTGCCTTTGGAGGTCCCAGCCAGCCAATGTCACCGCTCCCCTCTGGTGCTCGCATATGATCAGGCCCACTTTTCTGCACTCGTGTCCATGGAGCAGAAGGAGAATACCAAGGAACAAG CTGTGATCCCACTTACAGATTCAGAGTATAAGCTGCTGCCCTTGCACTTTGCTGTGGACCCTGGAAAAGGATGGGAGTGGGGCAAAGATGATAATGACAATGTCCGATTGGCCAG tGTAATTCTGTCCCTAGAGGTCAAATTGCATCTGCTGCATAGCTACATGAATGTGAAGTGGATCCCACTGTCCTCTGATGCACAG GCTCCTCTGGCCCAGCCTGAGTCCCCCACTGCCTCAGCTGGAGATGAGCCCCGGTCCACTCCTGAGTCTGGAGACTCAGACAAGGAGTCAGTTGGCAGCAGTTCCACCAGCAACGAGGGCGGCCGGCGGAAGGAGAAGTCAAAGCGAGATcgggagaaggaaaagaagagagcaGATTCTGTAGCTAACAAACTGGGCAGCTTTGGCAAAACCTTGGGCAGCAAGCTCAAGAAGAACATGGGGGGCCTGATGCACAGCAAGGGGTCGAAGCCTggaggggtggggacagggtCGGGGGGAAGCAGCGGCACTGAGACActggagaagaagaagaaaaacgcACTGAAGAGCTGGAAGGGTGGCAAGGAGGAGGCAGCTGGGGATGGGCCTGTGTCTGAGAAGCCCCCAGCTGAGTCTATTGGTAACGGAGGGAGCAAGTATAGCCAGGAGGTGATGCAGAGCCTGAGCATTCTGAGGACTGCCATGCAAGGGGAGGGGAAGTTTATTTTTGTTGGAACCCTGAAGATGGGTCACCGTCACCAGTATCAGGAGGAGATGATCCAGCGCTACCTTTCTGATGCTGAGGAGAGATTCCTGGCAGAACAGAAgcagaaggaggcagagaggaagatCATGAATGGAGGAATAGGGGGTGGCCCTCCTCCAGCCAAAAAGCCAGAGCCAGATGCTAGGGAAGAGCAGCCGACCAGTCCCCCAACAGAGTCCAAGGCAATGGCATTTTCTACTGGCTACCCTGGGGGCTTTACTATCCCTCGGCCTTCTGGGGGTGGAGTCCACTGCCAGGAACCCCGGAGGCAATTGGCAGGAGGTCCATGTGTCGGGGGCCTACCACCATATGCCACCTTCCCCAGACAGTGCCCTCCTGGGCGACCCTACCCCCATCAGGACAGCATCCCTTCTCTGGAGCCAGGCAGCCACTCTAAGGATGGAGTTCACAGGGGTACATTGTTACCACCCCCCTACCGAGTGGCCAATTCCTATAGCAATGGCTACAGAGAGCCCCCTGAGCCAGATGGATGGGCTGGAGGTCTCCGGGGGCTTCCCCCAACCCAGACCAAATGCAAACAACCGAACTGCAGCTTCTATGGACACCCTGAGACAAACAACTTCTGTTCCTGTTGTTACAGGGAAGAACTGAGGAGGAGGGAGCGGGAACCGGATGGGGAGCTCCTGGTGCACAGGTTCTGA
- the OTUD7B gene encoding OTU domain-containing protein 7B isoform X2, translating to MLGTYPHPLVRGLVAPGPLKKDFLTESLLALPDPSSNGRMTSFKLPDLTVYNEDFRSFIERDLIEQSMLVALEQAGRLNWWVSVDPTCQRLLPLATTGDGNCLLHAASLGMWGFHDRDLMLRKALYALMEKGVEKEALKRRWRWQQTQQNKESGLVYTEDEWQKEWNELIKLASSEPRMHLGTNGANCGGVESSEEPVYESLEEFHVFVLAHVLRRPIVVVADTMLRDSGGEAFAPIPFGGIYLPLEVPASQCHRSPLVLAYDQAHFSALVSMEQKENTKEQAVIPLTDSEYKLLPLHFAVDPGKGWEWGKDDNDNVRLASVILSLEVKLHLLHSYMNVKWIPLSSDAQAPLAQPESPTASAGDEPRSTPESGDSDKESVGSSSTSNEGGRRKEKSKRDREKEKKRADSVANKLGSFGKTLGSKLKKNMGGLMHSKGSKPGGVGTGSGGSSGTETLEKKKKNALKSWKGGKEEAAGDGPVSEKPPAESIGNGGSKYSQEVMQSLSILRTAMQGEGKFIFVGTLKMGHRHQYQEEMIQRYLSDAEERFLAEQKQKEAERKIMNGGIGGGPPPAKKPEPDAREEQPTSPPTESKAMAFSTGYPGGFTIPRPSGGGVHCQEPRRQLAGGPCVGGLPPYATFPRQCPPGRPYPHQDSIPSLEPGSHSKDGVHRGTLLPPPYRVANSYSNGYREPPEPDGWAGGLRGLPPTQTKCKQPNCSFYGHPETNNFCSCCYREELRRREREPDGELLVHRF from the exons ATGCTGGGAACCTACCCCCATCCTTTAGTGAGGGGATTGGTGGCTCCAGGACCCCTGAAAAAGGATTTTCTGACAGAGAGCCTTCTCGCCCTCCCCGACCCATCCTCCAACGGCAGGATGACATCGTTCAAG CTTCCAGATCTCACTGTGTATAATGAAGACTTCCGCAGCTTCATAGAGAGAGACCTCATTGAGCAGTCCATGCTGGTTGCCTTGGAACAGGCAG GGCGTTTGAACTGGTGGGTGAGTGTGGATCCCACCTGTCAGAGGCTGCTTCCTTTGGCAACTACTGGAGATGGGAACTGTCTCCTGCATGCAGCCTCCCTTG GGATGTGGGGTTTCCATGATCGGGACTTGATGCTGCGGAAAGCTTTGTATGCACTGATGGAGAAGGGAGTCGAGAAGGAAGCATTGAAAAGGCGCTGGAGGTGGCAGCAGACACAGCAGAATAAAGAG TCAGGGCTGGTATACACAGAGGATGAATGGCAGAAGGAGTGGAATGAACTGATCAAGCTTGCCTCAAGTGAACCCCGAATGCATCTAGGTACCAATGGAGCCAACTGTGGTGG GGTGGAGAGTTCTGAGGAGCCTGTATATGAGAGCCTTGAAGAGTTTCACGTCTTTGTCCTTGCTCATGTGCTTAGGAGGCCCATAGTCGTCGTGGCAGACACCATGCTGAGGGACTCCGGAGGGGAAG CATTTGCCCCTATTCCCTTTGGAGGAATCTATCTGCCTTTGGAGGTCCCAGCCAGCCAATGTCACCGCTCCCCTCTGGTGCTCGCATATGATCAGGCCCACTTTTCTGCACTCGTGTCCATGGAGCAGAAGGAGAATACCAAGGAACAAG CTGTGATCCCACTTACAGATTCAGAGTATAAGCTGCTGCCCTTGCACTTTGCTGTGGACCCTGGAAAAGGATGGGAGTGGGGCAAAGATGATAATGACAATGTCCGATTGGCCAG tGTAATTCTGTCCCTAGAGGTCAAATTGCATCTGCTGCATAGCTACATGAATGTGAAGTGGATCCCACTGTCCTCTGATGCACAG GCTCCTCTGGCCCAGCCTGAGTCCCCCACTGCCTCAGCTGGAGATGAGCCCCGGTCCACTCCTGAGTCTGGAGACTCAGACAAGGAGTCAGTTGGCAGCAGTTCCACCAGCAACGAGGGCGGCCGGCGGAAGGAGAAGTCAAAGCGAGATcgggagaaggaaaagaagagagcaGATTCTGTAGCTAACAAACTGGGCAGCTTTGGCAAAACCTTGGGCAGCAAGCTCAAGAAGAACATGGGGGGCCTGATGCACAGCAAGGGGTCGAAGCCTggaggggtggggacagggtCGGGGGGAAGCAGCGGCACTGAGACActggagaagaagaagaaaaacgcACTGAAGAGCTGGAAGGGTGGCAAGGAGGAGGCAGCTGGGGATGGGCCTGTGTCTGAGAAGCCCCCAGCTGAGTCTATTGGTAACGGAGGGAGCAAGTATAGCCAGGAGGTGATGCAGAGCCTGAGCATTCTGAGGACTGCCATGCAAGGGGAGGGGAAGTTTATTTTTGTTGGAACCCTGAAGATGGGTCACCGTCACCAGTATCAGGAGGAGATGATCCAGCGCTACCTTTCTGATGCTGAGGAGAGATTCCTGGCAGAACAGAAgcagaaggaggcagagaggaagatCATGAATGGAGGAATAGGGGGTGGCCCTCCTCCAGCCAAAAAGCCAGAGCCAGATGCTAGGGAAGAGCAGCCGACCAGTCCCCCAACAGAGTCCAAGGCAATGGCATTTTCTACTGGCTACCCTGGGGGCTTTACTATCCCTCGGCCTTCTGGGGGTGGAGTCCACTGCCAGGAACCCCGGAGGCAATTGGCAGGAGGTCCATGTGTCGGGGGCCTACCACCATATGCCACCTTCCCCAGACAGTGCCCTCCTGGGCGACCCTACCCCCATCAGGACAGCATCCCTTCTCTGGAGCCAGGCAGCCACTCTAAGGATGGAGTTCACAGGGGTACATTGTTACCACCCCCCTACCGAGTGGCCAATTCCTATAGCAATGGCTACAGAGAGCCCCCTGAGCCAGATGGATGGGCTGGAGGTCTCCGGGGGCTTCCCCCAACCCAGACCAAATGCAAACAACCGAACTGCAGCTTCTATGGACACCCTGAGACAAACAACTTCTGTTCCTGTTGTTACAGGGAAGAACTGAGGAGGAGGGAGCGGGAACCGGATGGGGAGCTCCTGGTGCACAGGTTCTGA